The Manis javanica isolate MJ-LG chromosome 2, MJ_LKY, whole genome shotgun sequence genome contains a region encoding:
- the TAL2 gene encoding T-cell acute lymphocytic leukemia protein 2: MTRRIFTNTRERWRQQNVNSAFAKLRKLIPTHPPDKKLSKNETLRLAMKYINFLVNVLREQGLQPMGVAAQGDILGLFPQGPQLPDRTLTGDYQVPSPSPSYCIP, encoded by the coding sequence ATGACCAGGAGGATCTTCACAAACACCAGGGAACGATGGAGGCAGCAGAATGTCAACAGTGCCTTTGCCAAGCTGAGAAAGCTCATCCCCACTCATCCTCCAGACAAAAAACTGAGCAAAAATGAGACACTTCGCCTGGCAATGAAGTATATCAACTTCTTGGTCAATGTCTTGAGGGAGCAAGGCCTGCAGCCAATGGGAGTTGCTGCCCAGGGAGATATTCTGGGACTCTTCCCCCAAGGCCCCCAGCTGCCAGACAGGACTCTCACTGGTGACTACCAGGTTCCCTCGCCCAGCCCAAGCTACTGCATTCCATAG